A portion of the Halalkalicoccus subterraneus genome contains these proteins:
- a CDS encoding sodium:calcium antiporter yields MWDMIALFVFGAAVVLFIGPRLSRAAEELADAIGIAQTIGGLVFLGATTSLPGVIISFDAALGGEATLSVSNAIGGIAAQTVFIVVADAAMRRGPLSREIKMAASLMQLAVLISLLTLIMLAMLAPTGLVLFGVHPVSYLLITAVFAGFRMIQTSEIEPKWYSRRLTAEIRKQVSGKEDDVEVKLTGRLVGRFLVLAALIGGAGWLISFSGQGLIDETGASPMLVGMTGMAIASSLPELVTAVSAVRRGAVALAIGDIIGGNVFDTLIIAVADFAYRDGPIYGGVTVEIPFLTVITVLMSSILLIMFVRRESEALGARIGTESYLILSVYAVGVIYVLL; encoded by the coding sequence ACATGATCGCGCTGTTCGTGTTCGGCGCCGCCGTCGTGTTGTTCATCGGGCCACGGCTCAGCCGCGCCGCCGAGGAGCTCGCCGATGCCATCGGGATCGCACAGACGATCGGCGGGTTGGTCTTTCTGGGGGCGACGACGTCGCTTCCCGGCGTCATCATCTCGTTCGACGCCGCCCTCGGCGGGGAGGCGACGCTATCGGTGAGCAACGCGATCGGCGGGATCGCCGCCCAGACCGTCTTCATCGTCGTCGCGGACGCGGCGATGCGACGTGGCCCACTGAGTCGGGAGATAAAGATGGCGGCGAGCCTCATGCAACTGGCGGTCCTGATCTCCCTGCTGACGCTCATCATGCTCGCGATGTTGGCCCCTACCGGGCTCGTCCTCTTCGGCGTCCATCCGGTATCATACCTGCTCATAACTGCCGTCTTCGCCGGGTTTCGCATGATCCAGACCTCCGAGATCGAACCGAAGTGGTACTCCCGGCGGTTAACAGCCGAGATCCGAAAGCAGGTATCGGGCAAGGAAGACGACGTGGAGGTGAAGCTGACTGGCCGGCTCGTCGGCCGGTTTTTGGTCTTGGCCGCGCTCATCGGTGGTGCCGGTTGGCTGATCTCGTTCAGCGGCCAGGGTCTGATCGACGAGACGGGCGCGTCACCGATGCTCGTCGGGATGACGGGGATGGCGATCGCCTCGTCGCTACCGGAGCTGGTCACGGCCGTCTCGGCCGTCAGACGCGGCGCAGTAGCGCTGGCGATCGGAGACATCATCGGCGGCAACGTCTTCGACACGCTCATCATCGCGGTCGCCGACTTCGCCTATCGCGACGGCCCGATCTACGGTGGCGTGACCGTCGAAATCCCGTTTCTCACCGTTATTACCGTCCTCATGAGCAGTATCCTCCTGATCATGTTCGTCCGCCGGGAATCCGAGGCCCTCGGCGCCCGGATCGGAACCGAGAGCTATCTCATCCTCTCGGTGTATGCGGTCGGTGTGATCTACGTCCTGTTGTAA